Proteins from a genomic interval of Piscinibacter sp. HJYY11:
- a CDS encoding FMN-dependent NADH-azoreductase encodes MTSTPFPTLLRIDASARHEGSHSRQLGDRFESAWRARHAGGRVLRRDLAAEPLPHISAATIAGYYTPPEQLTPSLREATALSDRLIAELQSAHTLLITSPMYNFSVPSALKAWVDQVVRIGHTFAYDGGAFRGLVTTPRAVLALAYGAPGYIGGPFAAMDHLQPYLASLLGFLGITQVDVVSVEATTADAGTVAAQGAAAQRRIDEIAATFATAQPIAA; translated from the coding sequence ATGACCTCGACACCCTTCCCCACCCTGCTTCGCATCGACGCCAGCGCCCGGCACGAGGGCTCGCACAGCCGCCAGCTTGGCGACCGGTTCGAGTCGGCATGGCGGGCCCGCCATGCCGGTGGCCGCGTGCTGCGGCGCGACCTGGCGGCCGAGCCGCTGCCGCACATCAGCGCCGCCACGATCGCCGGCTACTACACGCCGCCCGAGCAGCTCACGCCCAGCCTGCGCGAGGCCACCGCCCTGTCGGACCGGCTCATCGCCGAGCTGCAGTCGGCACACACGCTGCTCATCACGAGCCCGATGTACAACTTCTCGGTGCCGTCGGCGCTCAAGGCCTGGGTCGACCAGGTCGTGCGCATCGGCCACACCTTCGCCTACGACGGCGGCGCATTCCGCGGCCTCGTGACGACGCCGCGTGCCGTCTTGGCGCTGGCGTACGGCGCGCCCGGCTACATCGGCGGGCCGTTCGCGGCGATGGACCACCTTCAGCCCTACCTCGCATCGCTGCTCGGCTTCCTCGGCATCACGCAGGTCGACGTGGTGTCGGTGGAAGCCACGACGGCCGATGCCGGCACGGTCGCCGCCCAGGGCGCCGCGGCACAGCGGCGCATCGACGAGATCGCGGCCACCTTCGCCACCGCGCAGCCCATCGCCGCCTGA
- a CDS encoding LysR family transcriptional regulator: protein MDIQAIQLFADAARTGSFAAAAREHDLAPSSVSRAVALLEEELGARLFQRGTRRLVLTEAGSVYLDQVAPLLQALARASAEAADISREPRGPLRVTTSNAFGLTQVVPMLPSFTRRYPDVEVDLLLTDTVVDLIAERIDLAVRLGPLSDSSLIAVPLLRMRYRVCASPAYLREHGRPQSPGDLAGHACLRFPLPGFRSRWRFRDATGVEEEVAVGGRIVISNALGLLDCALAGAGVTLLAEVMVADALRDGRLVDLFPDHEVTATNFDGAASFVYPSRDYVPLKVRVFMDALREAMHSRMTGEGGP from the coding sequence ATGGACATCCAGGCCATCCAGCTCTTTGCGGACGCGGCGCGCACCGGCAGCTTCGCGGCGGCAGCACGCGAGCACGACCTGGCGCCATCGTCGGTGTCGCGTGCGGTCGCACTGCTCGAAGAGGAGCTGGGGGCGCGGCTCTTCCAGCGCGGCACCCGCCGCCTGGTGCTCACCGAGGCCGGCAGCGTCTACCTCGACCAGGTGGCGCCGCTGCTGCAGGCGCTGGCGCGGGCCAGCGCCGAGGCTGCCGACATCTCGCGCGAGCCGCGCGGGCCGCTGCGCGTCACGACCTCCAATGCGTTCGGCCTCACGCAGGTGGTGCCGATGCTCCCGTCGTTCACGCGTCGCTATCCCGACGTCGAGGTCGACCTCCTGCTCACCGACACGGTGGTCGACCTCATCGCCGAGCGCATCGACCTCGCCGTGCGCCTCGGCCCGCTCAGCGACTCGTCTCTCATCGCCGTGCCGCTCTTGCGCATGCGCTACCGCGTGTGCGCGAGCCCGGCCTACCTGCGCGAGCACGGGCGCCCGCAGTCGCCCGGCGACCTGGCCGGCCACGCCTGCCTGCGCTTCCCGCTGCCGGGGTTTCGCAGCCGCTGGCGCTTCCGCGATGCGACCGGTGTCGAAGAGGAAGTGGCGGTGGGCGGCCGCATCGTCATCTCGAACGCGCTCGGCCTGCTCGACTGCGCCCTCGCCGGCGCAGGCGTCACCCTGCTCGCCGAGGTGATGGTGGCCGACGCGCTGCGCGACGGCCGGCTCGTCGACCTGTTCCCCGACCATGAAGTGACGGCCACCAACTTCGACGGCGCCGCCTCCTTCGTCTACCCCTCGCGCGACTACGTGCCGCTCAAGGTGCGGGTGTTCATGGACGCGCTGCGCGAGGCCATGCACAGCCGGATGACGGGTGAAGGCGGGCCCTAG
- a CDS encoding heme-degrading domain-containing protein has product MDLATDIQRIAEQEQRLQLSRMNLDVAWQLGVRLREIAASRSTPLTIEIRLAGETVFFSSMPGTAPANTDWARRKRNTVELMHRSSYGVGRSLERDGRTLQDTMGLAHRDYSSHGGSFPLRVRDVGVVGVVTVSGAPQREDHHIVVMALAELCEVRLAEIELD; this is encoded by the coding sequence GTGGACCTCGCCACCGACATCCAACGCATCGCCGAGCAGGAGCAACGCCTGCAGCTCTCCCGCATGAACCTGGACGTCGCCTGGCAGCTCGGGGTGCGCCTGCGTGAGATCGCCGCGTCGCGCAGCACGCCGCTCACCATCGAGATCCGGCTGGCGGGCGAGACGGTGTTCTTCTCGTCCATGCCCGGCACCGCCCCCGCCAACACCGACTGGGCCCGCCGCAAGCGCAACACGGTGGAGCTGATGCATCGCAGCTCCTACGGCGTGGGTCGTTCCCTGGAACGCGACGGCCGCACGCTCCAAGACACGATGGGCCTGGCCCACCGCGACTACTCGAGCCACGGCGGCAGTTTTCCGCTCCGGGTGCGCGACGTCGGCGTGGTCGGGGTGGTGACCGTGTCGGGCGCACCCCAGCGGGAAGACCACCACATCGTGGTGATGGCGCTGGCCGAGTTGTGCGAGGTGCGGCTGGCCGAGATCGAGCTCGACTGA
- a CDS encoding polysaccharide deacetylase family protein, whose amino-acid sequence MTDAIHRASTFGRAAVPSHQRFDYSGIRHRPAGRWPNGSRLAVYLALNIEHFAFADGPGACIGLPLPHPDVLNHSWRDYGNRVGAWRCLDLFDSLSLPSAALINTSLYQHAPELVAACVARGDELVAHGHTNSERQGGMAREEESALIAHCRDEMQQKSGSAPAGWLSPWISESLHTPDLLAEHGYRYTLNWCHDDQPTRMRTAHGPLWSIPYPQELNDIPMIVGRHLDGKDFAQMIVDNFDEMREQAATQPLVMGIALHPYLVGQPYRLRHLRRALQHLVASRDDDDVWFTTPGAICDAADAMSDLFPKAPP is encoded by the coding sequence ATGACAGATGCCATCCACCGAGCCTCCACCTTCGGGCGCGCCGCGGTGCCCAGCCACCAGCGCTTCGACTACAGCGGCATCCGCCACCGCCCCGCCGGCCGCTGGCCCAACGGCAGCCGCCTGGCGGTGTATCTCGCGCTGAACATCGAGCACTTCGCCTTCGCCGACGGGCCCGGGGCCTGCATCGGCCTGCCGCTGCCGCACCCCGACGTGCTGAACCACAGCTGGCGCGACTATGGCAACCGGGTGGGCGCCTGGCGCTGCCTCGACCTGTTCGACAGCCTCTCCCTGCCCTCGGCCGCGCTGATCAACACCTCGCTGTACCAGCATGCGCCGGAGCTGGTGGCCGCGTGCGTGGCGCGCGGCGACGAGCTCGTCGCCCACGGGCACACCAACAGCGAGCGCCAAGGCGGCATGGCGCGTGAAGAAGAGTCCGCGCTCATCGCGCATTGCCGGGACGAGATGCAGCAGAAGTCGGGCAGCGCCCCCGCGGGCTGGCTCTCGCCGTGGATCTCGGAAAGCCTGCACACGCCGGACCTGCTGGCCGAGCACGGCTACCGCTACACGCTCAACTGGTGCCACGACGACCAGCCGACCCGCATGCGCACGGCGCACGGGCCGCTGTGGTCCATTCCGTACCCGCAGGAGCTGAACGACATCCCCATGATCGTGGGCCGCCACCTCGACGGGAAGGACTTCGCGCAGATGATCGTCGACAACTTCGACGAGATGCGCGAGCAGGCGGCGACGCAGCCACTGGTGATGGGCATCGCCCTGCACCCCTACCTCGTCGGCCAGCCCTACCGGCTGCGGCACCTGCGCCGCGCCTTGCAGCACCTGGTGGCCTCGCGCGACGACGACGACGTCTGGTTCACCACGCCGGGCGCCATCTGCGACGCAGCCGATGCGATGAGCGACCTGTTTCCGAAGGCCCCCCCATGA
- a CDS encoding flavin reductase family protein — MTTEVDFSAIGAYERYKLMASLIVPRPIALITTLSEDGVVNAAPFSMFNMLGEDPPIVMVSINRLSDGELKDTAAHIARSGEFVVHIADEAIATQMHHCGERHPRNVSELEKVGLTTLPSRSVAPPRIAEAPVAFECKLWETLETESRQIFIGRVLWLHAREGLIDTERWRVQLSSYFPVGRFGASFYTGTRERFALNQPAPEAGSDAHGGPIDAL, encoded by the coding sequence ATGACCACCGAAGTCGACTTCTCCGCCATCGGCGCCTACGAGCGTTACAAGCTGATGGCGAGCCTCATCGTGCCGCGGCCCATCGCGCTCATCACCACGCTCAGCGAAGACGGCGTGGTGAACGCGGCCCCCTTCAGCATGTTCAACATGCTGGGCGAGGACCCGCCGATCGTGATGGTGAGCATCAACCGCCTGTCCGACGGCGAGCTGAAGGACACCGCCGCGCACATCGCGCGCAGCGGCGAGTTCGTCGTGCACATCGCCGACGAGGCCATCGCCACGCAGATGCATCACTGCGGCGAGCGCCATCCGCGCAACGTGAGCGAGCTCGAGAAGGTGGGCCTCACCACGCTGCCCTCGCGCAGCGTGGCGCCGCCCCGCATCGCCGAGGCGCCGGTGGCCTTCGAGTGCAAGCTGTGGGAGACGCTGGAAACCGAGAGCCGGCAGATCTTCATCGGCCGCGTGTTGTGGCTGCACGCCCGCGAAGGGCTGATCGACACCGAACGTTGGCGCGTGCAGTTGTCCAGCTACTTCCCGGTGGGCCGCTTCGGCGCGAGCTTCTACACCGGCACGCGCGAGCGCTTCGCGCTCAACCAGCCCGCACCCGAAGCGGGGAGCGACGCCCACGGCGGGCCGATCGACGCGCTCTGA
- a CDS encoding DUF1989 domain-containing protein, with the protein MTARTVTMTLNQQQLELLLRTIDQGAAPDLTALAKRALREHGLPTAPKTATAPWVPLNESRELLHELVLEPGTGKALEVLKDQVIRIEQVEGNQCADFNCFNLHDYREFMHTGRTRTVHGLNPGPGDLLWSAPPRERAMMLILEDTVRCNDVMFPRCSAYLYESAYGFATHTNCHDIQAEAQREYGLTPDDVHDSFNLFMRTEVHSGRGHIHRQDSKPGDHVDLLALMDVLAVPNVCGADIMRTSNFALKPLKVSIFQATPADLARVPSIPKLKTQRTPADFRQPIIKADRELRRDPRYRPMFTNVPLRSQDWAIALDADDCDRLHATGLHALYGEGKDGDVLRDVIFSWWESRFLGAAGAGAPSI; encoded by the coding sequence ATGACGGCCCGCACGGTCACGATGACCCTGAACCAGCAACAGCTCGAACTGCTGCTGCGCACGATCGACCAGGGCGCCGCGCCCGACCTCACCGCCCTGGCCAAGCGGGCCCTGCGCGAGCACGGCCTGCCAACCGCACCCAAGACCGCCACGGCCCCGTGGGTCCCGCTGAACGAGTCGCGCGAGCTGCTCCACGAGCTCGTGCTGGAGCCCGGCACCGGCAAGGCGCTGGAAGTGCTGAAGGACCAGGTGATCCGCATCGAGCAGGTCGAGGGCAACCAGTGCGCCGACTTCAACTGCTTCAACCTGCACGACTACCGCGAGTTCATGCACACCGGCCGCACGCGCACCGTCCACGGCTTGAACCCCGGGCCCGGCGACCTGCTGTGGTCGGCCCCGCCGCGCGAGCGCGCGATGATGCTGATCCTGGAAGACACGGTGCGCTGCAACGACGTGATGTTCCCGCGCTGCAGCGCCTACCTCTACGAGTCCGCCTACGGCTTTGCGACCCACACCAACTGCCACGACATCCAGGCCGAGGCGCAGCGCGAATACGGCCTCACGCCGGACGACGTGCACGACTCGTTCAACCTCTTCATGCGCACCGAAGTCCACAGCGGCCGGGGCCACATCCACCGGCAGGACTCGAAGCCCGGCGACCATGTGGACCTGCTCGCGCTGATGGACGTGCTGGCCGTGCCCAACGTGTGTGGCGCCGACATCATGCGCACCAGCAACTTCGCGCTGAAGCCGCTGAAGGTGTCGATCTTCCAGGCCACGCCGGCCGACCTCGCGCGCGTACCGAGCATCCCGAAGCTCAAGACGCAGCGCACGCCAGCCGACTTCCGCCAGCCCATCATCAAGGCCGACCGCGAGCTCAGGCGCGACCCGCGCTATCGCCCGATGTTCACCAACGTGCCGTTGCGATCGCAGGATTGGGCCATCGCACTCGATGCCGACGACTGCGACCGCCTGCACGCCACTGGCCTGCACGCGCTCTATGGCGAAGGCAAGGACGGCGACGTGCTGCGCGACGTGATCTTCAGCTGGTGGGAGTCGCGCTTCCTCGGCGCGGCCGGGGCGGGCGCGCCCTCCATCTGA
- a CDS encoding GntR family transcriptional regulator — MTTLNKADVAYTALKQAIIEQALQPGTKLPEDALGTHFQVSRTLVREALARLAAEGLVDAQHNRTATVARPTLDEARSVFEVRRCLEQEVVRLVIERWSPFVAQALEEHVRLEEQAAREQQAPACARLAGEFHVRLAQLVGNPVLARYVDEVVSRCSLILAVHGRPHSPECGITEHRALIDSFRKGDLRAARRLMASHLGELEARVLNTTPVADDADLGQILGRYAPGAKPAVRPSRRKA, encoded by the coding sequence ATGACCACCCTCAACAAGGCCGACGTCGCCTACACCGCGCTGAAGCAGGCCATCATCGAGCAGGCGCTCCAGCCCGGCACCAAACTGCCGGAAGACGCGCTGGGCACCCACTTCCAGGTGAGCCGCACGCTGGTCCGCGAGGCACTGGCGCGGCTGGCGGCCGAGGGGCTGGTCGACGCCCAGCACAACCGCACGGCCACGGTGGCGCGGCCCACGCTGGACGAAGCGCGCAGCGTCTTCGAGGTGCGGCGCTGCCTGGAGCAGGAGGTGGTGCGGCTCGTCATCGAGCGCTGGTCACCCTTCGTCGCGCAGGCGCTCGAAGAGCACGTGCGGCTCGAGGAGCAGGCCGCGCGCGAGCAGCAGGCGCCAGCCTGCGCGCGGCTGGCGGGCGAGTTCCACGTGCGCCTGGCGCAGCTCGTGGGCAACCCGGTGCTCGCGCGCTACGTCGACGAGGTGGTGTCGCGCTGCTCGCTGATCCTCGCCGTGCATGGCCGGCCGCATTCGCCCGAGTGCGGCATCACCGAGCACCGCGCGCTGATCGACTCGTTCCGCAAGGGCGACCTGCGCGCCGCGCGCCGGCTGATGGCCTCCCACCTGGGCGAGCTCGAAGCGCGTGTGCTCAACACCACGCCGGTGGCCGACGACGCCGACCTCGGCCAGATCCTCGGCCGCTACGCACCGGGTGCGAAGCCGGCGGTGCGGCCCTCGCGCCGCAAGGCCTGA
- a CDS encoding BMP family ABC transporter substrate-binding protein, protein MSEFSTSWNRRRFLSTTTAGATLAALAPQTLAQKPVTVGLIYVGPRDDYGWNQAHAVAAKALRAVPGVKVVEEENVPETVAVRKTLEAMVKSDGASLVFGTSFGYFDPFMIDMAKRNPKVEFRHPTSLWSADKHPMNLGGYFCFLDQAHYVNGVAAGLSTKSNKIGYVAAKPIPIVLRNINAFTTGVRKVNPNATVQLVMTGDWSMPVREAEATNSLVGSGCDVIACHVDSPKIIVEAAEKLGAKTLGHNASQANLAPKGFITGAENKWETVYKAFAASIAKGEKLPNTFFGGYDKDMVTSTPFGAGATEKARNAATAAIAEMKAGKPVFAGPIKSNTGKLVIDKPYGLYDPFLDRMDFLVEGVVGSLT, encoded by the coding sequence ATGTCCGAGTTCTCGACTTCCTGGAACCGCCGCCGGTTCCTGTCTACCACCACCGCAGGCGCAACGCTGGCCGCGCTGGCACCGCAGACCCTCGCGCAGAAGCCCGTCACCGTCGGCCTGATCTACGTCGGCCCGCGCGACGACTACGGCTGGAACCAGGCGCACGCCGTGGCGGCCAAGGCCTTGCGCGCCGTGCCCGGCGTGAAGGTGGTCGAGGAAGAGAACGTGCCCGAGACGGTGGCTGTGCGCAAGACGCTCGAGGCCATGGTCAAGTCCGATGGCGCGTCGCTCGTCTTCGGCACCTCCTTCGGCTACTTCGATCCGTTCATGATCGACATGGCCAAGCGCAACCCGAAGGTCGAGTTCCGCCACCCCACCTCGCTGTGGTCGGCCGACAAGCACCCGATGAACCTGGGCGGCTACTTCTGCTTCCTCGACCAGGCGCACTACGTCAACGGCGTCGCCGCGGGCCTCTCCACCAAGTCGAACAAGATCGGCTACGTGGCCGCGAAGCCGATCCCCATCGTGCTGCGCAACATCAACGCCTTCACGACCGGCGTGCGCAAGGTCAACCCCAATGCGACGGTGCAGCTCGTGATGACCGGCGACTGGTCGATGCCCGTGCGCGAAGCCGAGGCCACCAACTCGCTGGTGGGCAGCGGCTGCGACGTGATCGCCTGCCACGTCGACAGCCCGAAGATCATTGTCGAGGCCGCCGAGAAGCTGGGCGCGAAGACGCTCGGCCACAACGCCTCGCAGGCCAACCTCGCGCCCAAGGGCTTCATCACCGGCGCCGAGAACAAGTGGGAGACGGTCTACAAGGCCTTCGCCGCCTCCATCGCCAAGGGCGAGAAGCTGCCCAACACCTTCTTCGGCGGCTACGACAAGGACATGGTCACGAGCACGCCCTTCGGCGCCGGCGCGACCGAGAAGGCACGCAATGCGGCCACCGCCGCCATCGCCGAGATGAAGGCCGGCAAGCCGGTCTTCGCCGGGCCGATCAAGAGCAACACCGGCAAGCTCGTGATCGACAAGCCCTACGGGCTCTACGACCCCTTCCTCGACCGCATGGACTTCCTGGTCGAAGGCGTCGTGGGCTCGCTCACCTGA
- a CDS encoding amidohydrolase family protein, which translates to MATTLIRGGRLLDAASRSAPPVDLLVTDGVITALGAPGLAAPADAEVFDATGTLMHAGLVNGHTHGSTNLSKATHDRWTLELLLSGSGEWAANQTRSHKYLNTYIGAVEMLQKGCTTAYDLTFGFPLATVDELYAIGQAYVDAGMRAVVAPMLQDVSFYKAIPGLYDALPASHKAQVDASGGDTGFILRSMEEALKHWPHDPAQVKLGIAPTIPLHCSDELTLGCVKLAAEYGAQTQSHVAESKVQAVAALKRWGKSLTAHFDDLGMLGPNFTVAHGVWLDDDDMRRLAAKGASVSHNAGSNMRLGAGIADSRRMLELGVNLALGTDGAMCADNQNMYEAMRYASMVSNVRTPDYEQWLSAPEVFTAATQGGARATGFDKAGRIAAGCVADIVFLDLQSINWIPMNDPVNQVVLTEDATGVRDVMVGGKLVVRAGRHVGSDMARLAQDAQAARDEVATANTDGKHLAQAIERAVGSFCIGLCREPFHLHRYGGPLGL; encoded by the coding sequence GTGGCGACGACCCTCATCCGCGGCGGGCGCCTGCTCGATGCCGCGTCGCGCAGCGCGCCGCCGGTGGACCTGCTGGTCACCGACGGTGTGATCACCGCCCTCGGTGCCCCCGGCCTGGCGGCTCCGGCCGACGCCGAGGTGTTCGATGCGACGGGCACGCTGATGCACGCCGGCCTCGTCAACGGCCACACGCACGGCAGCACCAACCTCAGCAAGGCCACGCACGACCGCTGGACGCTGGAGCTGCTGCTCAGCGGCTCGGGCGAGTGGGCCGCCAACCAGACGCGCAGCCACAAGTACCTCAACACCTACATCGGTGCGGTCGAGATGCTGCAGAAGGGCTGCACCACCGCCTACGACCTCACCTTCGGCTTCCCGCTCGCGACCGTCGACGAGCTCTATGCCATCGGCCAAGCCTATGTCGACGCCGGCATGCGCGCGGTGGTGGCGCCGATGCTGCAGGACGTGTCGTTCTACAAGGCCATCCCCGGCCTCTACGACGCACTGCCCGCGTCGCACAAGGCGCAGGTCGATGCGAGCGGCGGCGACACCGGCTTCATCCTGCGCAGCATGGAAGAGGCGCTCAAGCACTGGCCGCACGACCCGGCACAGGTGAAGCTGGGCATCGCGCCGACGATTCCCCTGCACTGCTCCGACGAGCTCACGCTCGGCTGCGTGAAGCTGGCTGCCGAGTACGGCGCGCAGACACAGTCGCACGTCGCCGAGTCGAAGGTGCAGGCGGTGGCGGCGCTCAAGCGCTGGGGCAAGTCGCTCACCGCGCACTTCGACGACCTGGGCATGCTGGGCCCGAACTTCACGGTCGCGCACGGCGTGTGGCTCGATGACGACGACATGCGCCGCCTGGCCGCCAAAGGCGCATCCGTCTCGCACAACGCCGGCAGCAACATGCGCCTGGGCGCCGGCATCGCCGACTCGCGCCGCATGCTCGAACTCGGCGTCAACCTCGCGCTCGGCACCGACGGCGCCATGTGCGCCGACAACCAGAACATGTACGAGGCGATGCGCTACGCCTCGATGGTCTCGAACGTGCGCACGCCCGACTACGAGCAGTGGCTGAGCGCGCCCGAGGTCTTCACCGCGGCCACGCAAGGCGGCGCACGCGCCACCGGGTTCGACAAGGCCGGCCGCATCGCCGCAGGCTGCGTGGCCGACATCGTGTTCCTCGACCTGCAGTCGATCAACTGGATCCCGATGAACGACCCGGTGAACCAGGTCGTGCTGACCGAAGACGCCACCGGCGTGCGCGACGTGATGGTCGGCGGCAAGCTCGTGGTGCGGGCCGGCCGGCACGTCGGCAGCGACATGGCCAGGCTGGCCCAGGACGCGCAGGCGGCGCGCGACGAAGTGGCCACCGCCAACACCGACGGCAAGCACCTCGCGCAGGCCATCGAGCGCGCTGTGGGCAGCTTCTGCATCGGCCTGTGCCGCGAGCCATTCCACCTGCACCGCTATGGAGGCCCCTTGGGCCTGTGA